Within the Bradyrhizobium ottawaense genome, the region CGCTGCCGTGGGCGCGCAAGGACTCCAGGTTCGGAGACAAGGAGTCGGCAAAGACATCGAGGTCGCAGTGAAGGGTGTCGCCTTCTAGGTAGGTCGCGCACCAACCCGGCATATTGCAGGTTTCGAGAGCGTCCCAAAGGACGTCGATCGATCTCAAAACGCGCAAAAGATCCTTGGATACGAGCTGGCCGGGCTCTCCATCCGTGGATTTGGCGACGTAGAAGCCGCCATCGTTGCTTACATTATAGGCACGGTATTGGAATGCGCTTTTCATTTTTTGACTCGACAACCTTTTTTGAGCCCAGGGCGGGATCGGTTGCCGCGACTGCTAATGACATTTGCACGATAATGCAAGCGCAACCCAGCCCCCGTAAAAACACGGACTCTGGCACAAGTTGCGGGTGTTACACTTAAAATTAGGCCGAATATACAAACTTAGGTTGAACGCCGCACCCCGAAATCTCTTCTTGCATTCTCGCTATATTTGCTCTAATGCAAATGCTGAATGCAAACGGAGGCCTGTTTGTTCCCGCCCATCGACACCCGCAATAAGCCCATGATTTCAACATGTTTCCGCCCTCGTTCGATGACCGAACGCGGCGGCCATACTGACCTTGTTTTCGCTACTCGGTTCGTTCCCAGAGTGGACTGCCTGCAACCGCAGGCTAAGCCGCAGACCATCGCCCTGACGCGAAAGGGTGCGACACAATGAAGCGGCGGTATAAAAAATCCTGGACCCACTTCTTCCAGGCGATCAAGGGCGGCCGAAAGTTGCACGACGTCCGCGAAGACGACGGCTATCAAATCGGCGACATCCTAGTCTTGCAGGAGTTCGACAACATCAACGGGCGCTATACGGGCGCCGAGATCGAGGTCGAGGTCACCTACATCACCAACCGCACCGTGCCGTGCGCGTTCTCCAGCGCCGTGCTGTCGCCCGGTCACTGCATCCTGAGCCTGAAGGTGTTGGCATGATGTTAGGTTGTTGCTCCGCTGTGAACCCATGCTCGCACCAGCAGCGCGATCCCAACTCGCTCTGCGACATCTGCTGCCAGGCTAGCGGTATCGTCATGCCGAAGACCGATCGTCGGAACC harbors:
- a CDS encoding DUF3850 domain-containing protein, with the translated sequence MKRRYKKSWTHFFQAIKGGRKLHDVREDDGYQIGDILVLQEFDNINGRYTGAEIEVEVTYITNRTVPCAFSSAVLSPGHCILSLKVLA